The Salegentibacter mishustinae genomic interval TAAGCTATCTTTTTGAGTATCCTTCCAATACCAGGCCTCGGGATTAGAGCGTAAGCTTTCAATTCCAACCTGGTCACATACTTTCAAATATTCCATGTTAAATTGATTTCTTGGAAAAACCAGGGATTTAAGCTGCAGGTCTAATTTTTTCGCTAATTCCATACTCTTCTTTAGATCAGCCGTAAATGCTTTTAAAGTCTGTCCCTCTTCGAGACAATAGTAATGGGAATAGGTATGTGTTCCTACCTCCTGATTAGGAGTTTCAGTGATTTTTTTAATTAAATCGGGCGCAAAGCATAATTTCTCAGTTTCCTTAGATCTTATTTTATTTCCGAATTCATAAGCAGACAATTCTTTTCTTTTATAATCCGGTAATATGTCCGGAATATTGCTTTCCCATTCTTCCCAATTTTCATTAAAGAGCATCCCTACTGTAGCCCACGTACAATGAATATTGTTGGCTTCAAAAATCTTTAGAATCTCAGGAATCACTTTACGGGTATTAGAAAAATATTCAAATTTTTCTTTATAATTCACTTTATCGAATACTCCCCATAAGAGTTCAAAATCCAGAGAAATTACTAAGGTACCTTGCATTCTTTATTCGTTAATTGGTTAATTGGTTGATTGGTTAAATCGGTAATTGGTAAATTCGATAGTTCATTTTTTCATTAGTAGTGGGTTTCGACATAAGCTAACTTCGTTTAACCGGTAACCTCTGATAGCTATAATTAAGCTTTTTTCATTTAGGCTTTATATTATCTTTCATCTATTTTTATCCAGCCCTTAAGCACAACTCCATCTATTGCTACATCTCAAACTTCGAAATTAAGAAATCCCGAATCAAGGATTTTCGATTTACTAGATAACAATTTCCGATTCCCGAATTAACGAATCCCATATCTCCAGGCCGTTATTTTCTATTCTCAAATTAATCAATCCCAAATTAACCAACTCCATCATAAACTTCACTTCGTCACAACTTCACCTCATCACAGCGTCACTGGAATACTCAATTAAATCATCACTCCACAAAAGCCAATTCTTCTTTCTTCCGCATAGCTATCTCTTTTAATCTCTTCTTCTTTCTAGCAAACATAATACGATTATATTTCTTTTGAGCCAGATAATAATAAATCACAAAAAAAATAAAATACATCACCATAGATTTCTGACGCATAATGATGCCAAGGTTAGACATTATAAAAGTCATCGCAAAAGAAGACAATAAAAAAACCACAAGGCTCATCTTAACAGCCACCGGGGAATTTTTAATAAACTTTATAAAATCAGCTTTTAAAATCTTTATAAAAAGTAGCAAATACATTAAATTCTCTACCGATGTTATAAGCCCAAGAATTCCTGGAGCATCAAAAAACAGAGGCCGAAACCAAAAGGTGAAGAATTTATATGGCAAAGGATAAGATGCCATATCTACACCCGATCCAGATGTACTAAGACCCTGAGAACGATCTTCGGAAAAATCCTGAAAATCGGATACAAGATCATTAGAATCTTCGATCCCTCCCATTGCCAGTATTTGATCCTGTACTAATAGCAAGCCTCCAATCATAGCTACATAAATCAATATTTTGCGTCCGAAAGAAATTTTCTCCTTACCGCTCATATACCCGAGAACGGTTCCCACCGCCACAAATAAAAATACATGAGGCCTTATGTAATAAACTAAAATAGTACCGGCGATTAATGGAAAAAGGCGGGATTTAGGGTTTTTAACCGCGTAGGCAAACATCATCAGCCCCATAAATATCGGAGCTCCTTTCCCCAAAGAGGCTGTCCAGAAATGCATATTCGGAAAAAACAAAATTAAAGTCAGTAAATCTATACTTCTGAAGACCTTAATTTTGACAGGAATATTTTCCCTAAAAAACAAATATGCATAAAGAAATCCTATAAAACCCAGCCAGGCAAATAAAACCATCATCATTTCGTAATTGAAATGGAGATAATTCACGAAAGGATAAGAGATAAATTCGATAAAGGTAGTACTGGTTCCAAAAAAATCTATCCAATCCAGATTCCCTTCTTGCGGACTATCGAAGTATCTTTTAGAGTCGGAGGGATTAAATAAGGCATATGTATAATACACTCCAAAAAAGAAAACATGATAAAAGAATAAATAATTCATGAGTTTCCTGGAAAAAAAGGAGTGCCTTTTCGCCATAGAACTATAAATTCCCTGTGTTAAGAGAAATAATATAAATAATAAAATTAGGGCTCCTATCATGCCGTTTAAAATAATTCTAAATCACCTATACTGTAACTCCAATTTCGAAGCTGCTTATAGTCATCATAATCCTTCTTCTTCAAATTTACATTTTTCAAGGTAAGCCAGGGGCCAAAATTGGCTGTTAAAGCAAATGGGGACAAAGGAATTTCTCCAGATTGGCAGCTTATTATTTGAGCTCCAAATTTTTTAGCCAGGTTTTTAATTGCTTTATTCGCTTTTCTTTCAGAATCTTTATCACTACAAATTCGTTCTGATATTCTAAATTCTTTAAGCCTGCTTCTTTGCTTCACGTAGCCAGCTATATAGTAGCCATCCTCATGAAGGATATGATATTGTTGTAGAGGATTTCGGTCGAATCTCCAGGATAGGTATTCCGGGGTTTTGGGGGTAAACATCCCGCCGGCCACCTTCCTGTTATGGGCCGAAATGAGAAGTGCTTTTAAATTCTCTATATTCGAATTTTTATTAATTTTATAATTGGGACGCTTTGCTTTAAACTTCCAATAAAGAGGATTAGATGGCGCTAACTGAATCTCAAGTTTGTCCACTTCTTCCCAGCCCATTTTCAAATAACCGGGTTTGCTTTGTTCATTGGGAGTATTGAAGACAAAATGATCACCCTGTTTCTTCGCGATTTCCAAAGCCCGGAGCGTTAATTTTTTGAATATACCTTTACCCTGGTGTTTTGGGTGAGTGGCGGTATCAACAGCTCGAAAAGCCGAATATATCCGATTTCCTTTTTGCCATTTCCAGCGCATAAAGGCGCGAACTCCAATGATCCTATCCTGCTCTAAAGCTACTAATACCAGGGATTCACCAAATGGATTATCAATATGCTTATACCTCCACACCTTTTCAGTTTTCTTAGAAGAAGTTTCCCCAAGGCTAGCCTTTAAAACCTCAAGGATTCCAGGTATGTCCGTTTCTGTGGCTTCCCTTATGTGCATTGGTTGATTAGATTATTCGTTAATTGATTATTATTCAAGGCTTAAATTTTGAAAAAAAATCGCCCATTATAAATTCTGAACGAAGTGAAAAATTTAATTGTACGTAAACTACTTCTTCATTACAACCAAGGTCATCTGGTCACTCTATCCCCTTGCAACTTCGTTCCTACCTCCTCATAATATCCTTCCAACTCCTCTACCATTCGTTGCAAGCTAAAAGATTCCACGACTCGCTTTCGAGCAGTCATCTTAAATTTATTGAGCTTCTGGGGGTTATCTATCAATATTTGGCATAAACCTGCCAATTCTTCCCAATTTTCCACATCACAAAGCAGGCCATCCTCATTATTGCGGATAACCTCTTTAATCCCGCCGGCATTGGTTGAAACAACTGCGCATTCCATACTCATAGCTTCAAGCAGGGCTATTGGTAAGCCCTCAAAAGAAGAACTCATCATGAAAACATCCATGGCCTCAAAATAAGGTTTTACCTCGGTTTGTAAACCTGGAAAGAACACTTTTTCTTCCAGCTCTAATTGTTTTAATTCTTCTTTAATTTCATGTTCCAGAGGACCGGCACCCACAATAATTCCATAGACATTTGAATTTTTGCTTTCTATTTCAGCAAAAACCCTAAGCCATTCTACCAATCTTTTTTGAAAACGAAATACCGCAACATTCCCAAAAACAATAGCATCTTTGGGAATCTCAAATTCACTTCTTACCGGAACCTCCCTCGATTTCCGAACAAAGCTTGATGTATTTACGCCATTAAGAAGGGTTTTAACAGGAATAGCAGGATTTATATTATTTTTAATAGAATTAGAAACATCTTCAGAAACCCCCAGCGCCAGGCTTTGTTGGTTAAAACTATATTTATTTAAAATCTTAGTGATTTTATGATAGCGCTCCTGCATATTATGCTCTGTATATAACATGGGAATATTGGTTCTGGCATGGACCCACCGACCTAAAAACCCGGCCCAGGGTAAATGACAATGCATCAAATCAATATGATGATCCTTACAATAACGGATTACCTTCGCAGCCTGGAGTAGGAGTTGAGTATTGTTTTTTGCCTCAAAACATGCTACCTGCCCTCCTGCTTCTATTATGGCATCTCGCATCTGATCTTTCCAGGGAAGAAAATATATGTAATGAAATTCAAATTTAGATTTATCATGCAGCTTTAAAGTTTCCGGTAGGAGCATTTCCGCACCGCCTCGTCCAAGCGACTTTATAATATGAAGAATTTTTATTTTAGCCATTCATTTTTTTTAAAATTGCACAAACAAAGTTTGCATCAAAACTGCAAAAATAAGCGATCGTTGCTGTATAACAAGACTATGTTTGAAATTAACGCATTTTAACAAAGTTAGCATTACTCTTTTCTATAAATCTGAAATTCTCCAAAAGGCATAACAATGGCTCTAATTGAAAATAAAATCTATCCTAAAAAATAGTTTCCAATTAAAAACAACAAGCAATCTCATAAAAAAGTTCAGGTAAAACTTCTAATGCAATCGATTTATTTTACCTAATTTTCCCCGCATCCCATGATTTAAACCCAAAATAAACAACCTGATTTTGGTCAACTTATTAGTTTCTTTTATTAGAATTCTATAGATCAGGCCAATAAATAATTTATTTAAGATACCGAACCCTTTAAAATTAAGTGGAAAAATACTCCTGCGATAATAAACGGTATTTCGAATGGTATAGTAATAATACCAGTCCGGTCTATTTTTATTTCTTTCATGCAAATGACTCACAATTGCCTTATTAGATTTTAAAGGAATTACCCCATAATTTCTTATCATCCTATTTTGCAAATATTCTGTATCCTCTCCCCAATAAAAGAAATCTTTTAAAGGCAGACCGACTTTTTCAACAAGTTCTTTTGCCAATAGCACTCCCCACCAACCAAATCCAAAAACCTGCTCTCCTTGAGGGTTAATGACCCTGGGACTTATATATTTTTCTTCTTCAGAGGTAGCTTCCAGTAACCGCTGTAAGCAATCTGGTTGCGGTATTATATCGTCGTCCATAAGCCAGACAAAATCAGAATCACTGGCAAGGAATTCTTTCAGACCATAATAAAAACCACCGGCGGGTCCTATATTATCGAATATCTCGTATGTGATTTTCCCCGGGTATTTCAATTGAAAAGCCTCTATAAGTTCCAGGGTTAAATTATCATTGCAATTAACAATTATGTGGAGATGGTTTAGGTTATAACTACTTTTAATTAAAAGCGCTTCCAGGCAGTCTTTTAAAACCTCTGCTCGCTTATAAGTAACAATAACGGCAAAAACCTTTTTCATTAATTAAGTTTGCTTCGAAACGTATTTATAACAATCCAAAAATTTATCTGCTATTACCTTATTCATAAAATTCTTAGAAACCATTAACTTAGCCTGAGATACACGCTTTTTAATTTTTGACTGGTTGGTTAATATTTCCAATAAAGATTCTACAAAGCCTTCCTCGTCATTCTTTGTTACAAGCCATCCGGTTTCACCAGAGATAACAACCTCCCTAATACCCCCTACATTATAAGCAACCACCGGAGTCTCACAATACATCGATTCAAGAATAACTGCCGGAAGACCTTCAATAAGACTTGGTAAGACAAATATTTGGGAAGAAGATAAAATTTCCAGCACATCATTCCTATAACCTAAAAAGTGAACACAATCATCCAGTTTTAGATTCTTAACTTCCTCCCGCACCTCATCTTCCAATCTACCTTTCCCAATTAATAATAATTGTAAGTCAGGAAATTGGGCTTTAACCTTCCCGAAAATATTTAATAAACCAAGATGGTTCTTTTCAGGTGCAAAACCACCAATATGGCACAGTACTCTACCTTTTTTATAAATAAAATCCAAATCTGAAGGTATCTCACCATAAGTTTTCTCTTCTACACCTATTTCAACAGTAGTAATATTATTTGATGGCCACTTAAAAGTTTTTTCGAAATCTTTTTGACACTCTTTACTAACAGAAATGACATACGAAATTTTCTTAAGGTAAAACTTATTTAAATAAAACTTAATTTTAGAATTTATAAAGTCCCCCATTTTATTGGCATTCCGAAAAACTATGGGGACCTTCCAGGAATAGACGATCTTAGAACTTACTGCAAATTTTAGAGTATCTGCAGCATTGGCTTGAATTATATCGGGTTGGAATTTTTTTATTATTGTATTAAATTCTTTCCAACCTTCCAAGTCGAAAAAACGTTTGCCTAAAGGTCTATTCAAATGTTGAATATTACCATTAAATGGAAGCTTAGCATCTCCTTTAAAGATTGTCACCACTAAAACCTCATGCTTGTTGTTTAAATGATTAGAAAGTTGACAAGCGAAAATTTCAGCCCCTCTCAATTGCGGTTTTTGTATTAATTGAATAATTCTCACGAAATATTAATTTAGTGTTGAATTTTAAGTATATCACATACTCTTTTTAATTCATGAATCCAGGCACCCTCTTTTTCAAACCATTCTTTAGAATTCTCTTCTAGTTTAGTTTTTAGATCGGCATCCATTAAAAGTTTCTCCATCTGCTTAGCCAAATCTTTTATATTTCCGGTATCATATAACAAAAGATCCTCTCCATCTCGAAATAATTTAGGTAATTCTCCAGCACGAGGAGCAATTACCGCTTTTCCTGTAGCTTTATACTCTCGTAACTTTAACGGCGAATAATGAAAACCTTCCGCTGTCCTTGCACTTACAAGCGCTATATCAAAAATGCTAACAAATTGAGGGATTTCTGTGAATTTTTGCTTTCCGGTTAAAATCACCTTATTTTCTAATTTTCTTAATTGAATAAGATCCTGTATTTCTCTCATCTGATTGCCATCCCCTATTAACATTAAAATTGCTTCCGGATGTTCTTTTTCAATTAAATTAAAGGCTTCAACAATGTGGTCTATTCCATGAAAATCGCGAAAACTTCCAATCCATCCAATTACTTTTTTTCCGGTAAGTTTATATTCTTTAGTAATATTGGTACCATTGACATATGGATTAAATAAACTAGAATCAACTCTGTTGGGCGTAACAATAACCTTCTTAGGACTTACTCCTAAAGAAACCACCTTGTCCTTCAACTCTTCAGAAACACAGCAAATCAAATCAGATTCATTTAAAGCCTTAACTTCAAATTTGTCTTCTAACCATTTACCCCAAAATGGTCTTTTAACACCCCATTTCTCTGCTTCCCATACTGCCAATGCTTCTACAGATGTCACCAAGGGAACCTTGTGTTTATTAGCTAACCTTCTACCCGGACCTGAAAAGAGATCATGTCTTTCCCATACCAATACTACCTCTGCATTATTCTCCTGGTCTTCTATAGGCCATTTAGCAGGTTTAGAATTTTTAAGCCTCCAATCTTTATAAGCTGTTATAAAAAATTCTGGAATTAACTTTCTAATATTCTGTTTTAAAGAATTTGGTGAAATAGATTTATTACCCTCGGAAATAGGAAATAATCTGGATTCACTAGGTTTAAAAACCCCATCGGTAGTTGTGACCACAGCATTATCCCACAATTCTTCTCCAGCAGCTGCCCACCCCGAGGCCGTGATCCATCCTGCCTCATTTCCTTTCCATTCCGTACTTGCCCTGGGAACAATAAAAATGGCGGTTCGCTTATTCATGCTCATCTTTTTTTAAAAATTTTCTGTAATTCTCCACAATATTTTCCAAATCCTTATCCAGGATAACTTTTGTAGAGGTTTTTGTTTTAATGAATTCGCTTTCTTTTATAAACTGTAAAAGCTCCAAATCTGGATTGTGAATCTGTTGTTCTTCAATCCAATTCTTATTTACCTCCATGTCCTTAAAGTGATCCCTATAGTTATCGGCATATGGTGTTTTAAAAAAGGTAAAACCAGTAATATAAACCTCACTACACCCCGAATATAATGCTGAAAATAATGCTGAATAACCAACAGTAGGAGTCCATTTTCCGAATTCTTTTATTAAAGTTTTATATAACTTTCGAGGCAAAATGTAAACTCGTTGATTTCTTAAATTCCTTTTATAATAATTAAAATGTGCTCTTAGCCCATTAAAATTATTATTGGGATTTACGACAAATTTGACTTCCTGTTCTTGATAAAGATTGAAATCGATAGGACCACCTCCACTTGTGGTATTCTCATAGAACGAGTGAAAAAGAATATCCGTTCGTTTCCCTACAAATTTTTGCTTTTCAGAAGTTAAGGAGTAGGGTGCTTTGTTAATTCTAATTATATAATCAAAACCATTTATATAATCACCTAAATTTTCTTTATAAGCAGAATCCGCCGGACCTACAACCGCTACCCTTTTATTTTTTAAAATTTTTGCGGGATGAAATACCCT includes:
- a CDS encoding polysaccharide deacetylase family protein codes for the protein MQGTLVISLDFELLWGVFDKVNYKEKFEYFSNTRKVIPEILKIFEANNIHCTWATVGMLFNENWEEWESNIPDILPDYKRKELSAYEFGNKIRSKETEKLCFAPDLIKKITETPNQEVGTHTYSHYYCLEEGQTLKAFTADLKKSMELAKKLDLQLKSLVFPRNQFNMEYLKVCDQVGIESLRSNPEAWYWKDTQKDSLLQKIFRTGDAYAGGFDKVYKPERNLEKPFAQKASRLLRPFRNDFTDRIKINRIKSEMIYAARKNKIYHLWWHPHNFGNYPENNLAELDEIVQCFKFCREKYNYQSATMHSINKIVKANS
- a CDS encoding GNAT family N-acetyltransferase, yielding MHIREATETDIPGILEVLKASLGETSSKKTEKVWRYKHIDNPFGESLVLVALEQDRIIGVRAFMRWKWQKGNRIYSAFRAVDTATHPKHQGKGIFKKLTLRALEIAKKQGDHFVFNTPNEQSKPGYLKMGWEEVDKLEIQLAPSNPLYWKFKAKRPNYKINKNSNIENLKALLISAHNRKVAGGMFTPKTPEYLSWRFDRNPLQQYHILHEDGYYIAGYVKQRSRLKEFRISERICSDKDSERKANKAIKNLAKKFGAQIISCQSGEIPLSPFALTANFGPWLTLKNVNLKKKDYDDYKQLRNWSYSIGDLELF
- a CDS encoding glycosyltransferase; amino-acid sequence: MAKIKILHIIKSLGRGGAEMLLPETLKLHDKSKFEFHYIYFLPWKDQMRDAIIEAGGQVACFEAKNNTQLLLQAAKVIRYCKDHHIDLMHCHLPWAGFLGRWVHARTNIPMLYTEHNMQERYHKITKILNKYSFNQQSLALGVSEDVSNSIKNNINPAIPVKTLLNGVNTSSFVRKSREVPVRSEFEIPKDAIVFGNVAVFRFQKRLVEWLRVFAEIESKNSNVYGIIVGAGPLEHEIKEELKQLELEEKVFFPGLQTEVKPYFEAMDVFMMSSSFEGLPIALLEAMSMECAVVSTNAGGIKEVIRNNEDGLLCDVENWEELAGLCQILIDNPQKLNKFKMTARKRVVESFSLQRMVEELEGYYEEVGTKLQGDRVTR
- a CDS encoding glycosyltransferase, which encodes MKKVFAVIVTYKRAEVLKDCLEALLIKSSYNLNHLHIIVNCNDNLTLELIEAFQLKYPGKITYEIFDNIGPAGGFYYGLKEFLASDSDFVWLMDDDIIPQPDCLQRLLEATSEEEKYISPRVINPQGEQVFGFGWWGVLLAKELVEKVGLPLKDFFYWGEDTEYLQNRMIRNYGVIPLKSNKAIVSHLHERNKNRPDWYYYYTIRNTVYYRRSIFPLNFKGFGILNKLFIGLIYRILIKETNKLTKIRLFILGLNHGMRGKLGKINRLH
- a CDS encoding glycosyltransferase family 4 protein, with protein sequence MRGAEIFACQLSNHLNNKHEVLVVTIFKGDAKLPFNGNIQHLNRPLGKRFFDLEGWKEFNTIIKKFQPDIIQANAADTLKFAVSSKIVYSWKVPIVFRNANKMGDFINSKIKFYLNKFYLKKISYVISVSKECQKDFEKTFKWPSNNITTVEIGVEEKTYGEIPSDLDFIYKKGRVLCHIGGFAPEKNHLGLLNIFGKVKAQFPDLQLLLIGKGRLEDEVREEVKNLKLDDCVHFLGYRNDVLEILSSSQIFVLPSLIEGLPAVILESMYCETPVVAYNVGGIREVVISGETGWLVTKNDEEGFVESLLEILTNQSKIKKRVSQAKLMVSKNFMNKVIADKFLDCYKYVSKQT
- a CDS encoding glycosyltransferase family 4 protein codes for the protein MNKRTAIFIVPRASTEWKGNEAGWITASGWAAAGEELWDNAVVTTTDGVFKPSESRLFPISEGNKSISPNSLKQNIRKLIPEFFITAYKDWRLKNSKPAKWPIEDQENNAEVVLVWERHDLFSGPGRRLANKHKVPLVTSVEALAVWEAEKWGVKRPFWGKWLEDKFEVKALNESDLICCVSEELKDKVVSLGVSPKKVIVTPNRVDSSLFNPYVNGTNITKEYKLTGKKVIGWIGSFRDFHGIDHIVEAFNLIEKEHPEAILMLIGDGNQMREIQDLIQLRKLENKVILTGKQKFTEIPQFVSIFDIALVSARTAEGFHYSPLKLREYKATGKAVIAPRAGELPKLFRDGEDLLLYDTGNIKDLAKQMEKLLMDADLKTKLEENSKEWFEKEGAWIHELKRVCDILKIQH
- a CDS encoding glycosyltransferase family 29 protein encodes the protein MRKIFNSINALTLMLGTTRVFHPAKILKNKRVAVVGPADSAYKENLGDYINGFDYIIRINKAPYSLTSEKQKFVGKRTDILFHSFYENTTSGGGPIDFNLYQEQEVKFVVNPNNNFNGLRAHFNYYKRNLRNQRVYILPRKLYKTLIKEFGKWTPTVGYSALFSALYSGCSEVYITGFTFFKTPYADNYRDHFKDMEVNKNWIEEQQIHNPDLELLQFIKESEFIKTKTSTKVILDKDLENIVENYRKFLKKDEHE